In Betta splendens chromosome 22, fBetSpl5.4, whole genome shotgun sequence, the following proteins share a genomic window:
- the snapc1b gene encoding snRNA-activating protein complex subunit 1b has translation MDFYRKQVKSDCEELLSRFLRTDSVRFEIFAKIWREMKFSHIFHGTTKHEKRQFSRLVLDSAYSFLLPPFSFQIRVGGLYLLYSLYHCQSASPPEQIRLALKDWEDLKKFEKDASNAQHHDAVYILHRLMFLKAFLFTAMPTVLVYKKKRKAERSMLCEEFMERASCPQELITAKLLEDLSSVHDLYEKLKTSVCSPSEKADSSLSLINKDLVPQLRDTVMDFYKWQQRKEKSDEEDDSGEGTSSQQACSRRAEQLALIKSKAYGQALEAPKSRRHRQVEVDFTSSEAGPSSGSSRISKPSLKSRVSETLQMSGDLWKEASTTTYINCLTTIDSAPEKPKPLKKFKWHQEWT, from the exons ATGGATTTCTATAGGAAGCAGGTGAAATCAGACTgcgaggagctgctgagccGTTTCCTTCGAACAGACTCGGTCCGCTTCGAGATTTTCGCCAAAATATGGAGAGAAATGAAGTTCTCCCATATTTTCCA CGGCACTACGAAGCATGAGAAGCGGCAGTTCAGTCGCCTGGTTCTGGACTCGGCCTACAGCTTCCTGCTGCCCCCGTTCAGTTTCCAGATCAGGGTGGGAGGACTCTACCTGCTCTACAGCCTCTATCACTGCCAGAGCGCCTCGCCCCCGGAGcag atCCGTCTGGCGCTGAAGGACTGGGAAGACCTGAAAAAGTTTGAGAAAGATGCTTCAAACGCTCAACACCACGACGCCGTCTACATCCTGCACCGGCTGATGTTCCTCAAAGCTTTCCTCTTCACTGCTATGCCCACAGTG CTCGTCTacaagaagaagagaaaagctGAGCGGTCGATGTTGTGCGAGGAGTTTATGGAGCGAGCGAGTTGTCCTCAGGAGCTGATCACCGCTAAGCTGCTGGAG GACTTGTCCTCTGTTCACGACTTGTACGAGAAGCTGAAGACCTCCGTTTGTTCACCGTCAGAAAAAGCCGATTCGTCCCTGAGCCTCATCAATAAAGACCTCGTCCCTCAGCTACGTGACACTGTGATGGACTTCTACAAGTGGCAGCAAAGGAAG GAGAAGTCAGATGAAGAGGACGACAGCGGCGAGGGCACGTCGTCTCAGCAGGCT TGCTCTAGAAGAGCCGAGCAACTCGCTCTCATCAAGTCAAAAGCATACGGACAAGCGCTCGAG gcccCTAAGTCACGTCGTCATCGCCAAGTGGAGGTGGATTTCACCAGCAGCGAAGCCGGACCTTCGTCAGGATCCTCCAGAATAAGCAAACCGTCGCTCAAAAGCAGAGTCAGTGAGACTCTGCAGATGTCAG GTGATTTATGGAAAGAAGCCTCAACGACCACTTACATCAACTGTCTCACCACCATCGACTCTGCTCCTG AAAAACCAAAACCCTTAAAGAAGTTCAAGTGGCATCAGGAGTGGACCTGA
- the yipf6 gene encoding protein YIPF6, which yields MAAADESSRPFAGLSDVSISGDIPVEGDISVPVGPSRRDDEFSTLDEPVKETILRDLRAVGNKFIHVLYPKRSSALLRDWDLWGPLLLCVTLALLLQGGAAKGDDQSGPQFAEVFVIIWFGSIIITLNSKLLGGTISFFQSLCVLGYCIMPLTVAMATCRIVLLVPNSLVSFVVRLVVVTASFGWSTFASTAFLADSQPPNRKALVVYPVFLFYFVIAWMILTFTPTQ from the exons ATGGCCGCAGCCGACGAGTCCAGCAGGCCGTTCGCCGGGCTGTCAGACGTCTCCATCTCCGGGGACATCCCGGTGGAGGGGGACATCTCTGTGCCCGTGGGCCCGTCCAGAAGAGACGATGAGTTCTCCACGCTGGACGAGCCAGTCAAGGAGACCATCCTGCGCGACCTGCGGGCCGTGGGGAACAAGTTCATCCACGTCCTGTACCCGAAGCGGAGCTCGGCTCTGCTGCGGGACTGGGACCTGTGGGGCCCGCTGCTGCTGTGCGTGacgctggctctgctgctgcagggcggcGCGGCGAAAGGCGACGACCAGAGCGGCCCGCAGTTCGCTGAG GTCTTCGTCATCATCTGGTTCggctccatcatcatcaccctTAACTCCAAACTGCTGGGTGGGACCATCTCCTTCTTCcagagcctgtgtgtgctgGGTTACTGCATCATGCCGCTgacggttgccatggcaacgtgcCGGATCGTCTTGCTGGTCCCGAACTCGCTGGTCAGCTTCGTCGTGCGGCTGGTGGTGGTGACCGCATCCTTCGGCTGGTCCACCTTCGCCTCCACGGCCTTCCTGGCCGACAGCCAGCCGCCCAACCGCAAGGCGCTGGTGGTGTACCCGGTGTTCCTCTTCTACTTTGTGATTGCGTGGATGATCCTGACGTTCACCCCGACGCAGTAG
- the LOC114849111 gene encoding uncharacterized protein LOC114849111 isoform X1, translated as MGRKATFDFIDKVELFLRTGTFPADATKNSKKVIRASSKRFSYKDGCLWRHYRGRLLRVVRSDEEVREILTRYHDNNNHAGQGRTVKEIMMMYYWAGVTPAVKKWIKECSLCHNRTRPETQEAPIQCCLVYNCEANSFVCPEISFHRFPKDTELRRKWLLLAQRDEGSLRFNSYVCSKHFEPSCFTQNEGEQLTLSPDAVPTVYTVVVKGDEVLIPSEDDILDSNTLEELLFACDTEAINPSESAIDLPETSVELQEHQYCLTAPNPYSRAMQTTRTDKERRISIDPSFGIYNQIARYLSHRAIPLLSKKNRSSFVRRARCYSLIDGVLMYSRVSPPVRVPRNREEVNSILQQFHDNQGHIGQGVCQREITKHFYWRNMTRDLSSWIASCQTCLNRNKRKWLRCSVYCCTNCCGPVERGLGLTFHKFPLHNSSLLAQWLKAVGRANWHPRLRSSVCSAHFTEDCFDRSGDKVSIYPGAVPTLLLPRETAAENRGPTESAVGEEAYFAKFDAVELYLRRRIYPPGLNYVEKNTFRRFCKNFNIKDDELHFVKRNRVSLVLRSREQIEVVLTEYHNELNHLDVKKCLRLLSERFFWKAMRRDVVQWINNCSQCNKKKLNQPKKQTEPRGSESLLQALGSTQTHDEDSDSGKDETSYNDDDDGGDADEGNVSCGNAEAQPAARQENTSSPLSPLPVMSIINFQSSTPDTGPVLVQNMNHPQSEVAHETNILDVQPDSQHSQTELQEQTPPHQNETCRSEGSARTHHCIPGRTTQATKQPPPAELIAKPPQCTSEPPQPPTSGLKAQSKCRTSSQSQSSQRVQRVLKRKRAPEESPSPKRSSGLEPVVAPSSKPWPVFTISHSTQPHVAKSTPEAHSKAPVHGSKKGARAVIQQCSQAKVKIRPALNEADAQWAEIQTGMVVYVCFFDGATEDVAYEMANCLMTTRIFRKSTRQAVSILELPGSVLFIPQDSLVWEPAPKKKVQYKGMCEPWWGAQLFSTLVSTCIDLMSDSAKCKTAGAKVEQGVYGQKQEIVFSSVEPLTLLLEF; from the exons ATGGGCAGG AAAGCTACTTTTGACTTTATCGATAAGGTGGAGCTTTTTTTGCGGACTGGAACTTTTCCAGCAGATGCAACAAAGAACTCGAAGAAAGTGATCAGAGCTTCCAGTAAACGCTTTTCATACAAAG ATGGTTGTCTGTGGCGTCATTATCGGGGTCGCCTTCTCCGCGTTGTCAGGAGTGACGAAGAAGTGCGAGAGATCCTGACTcgttaccatgacaacaacaATCATGCCGGCCAGGGCCGGACAGTTAAGGAGATAATG ATGATGTACTACTGGGCTGGAGTGACACCCGCAGTGAAGAAGTGGATCAAAGAGTGTTCTCTTTGTCATAACCGAACCCGTCCCGAAACACAAGAGGCGCCCATCCAATGTTGCCTGGTCTACAACTGTGAGGCCAACAGCTTTGTTTGCCCTGAAATCAGCTTCCACAG ATTCCCCAAGGACACTGAGTTGCGGCggaagtggctgctgctggctcaAAGGGATGAAGGGTCACTGCGCTTCAACTCCTACGTGTGCTCTAAACACTTTGAGCCGTCCTGCTTCACGCAGAATGAGGGGGAGCAGCTGACTCTGTCTCCTGATGCTGTACCAACTGTCTACACTGTGGTAGTGAAGGGTGACGAG GTTCTCATCCCTTCAGAGGATGACATTCTTGATTCCAACACTCTGGAGGAGCTCCTCTTTGCATGTGATACAGAGGCAATAAATCCCTCTGAATCAGCCATCGATCTTCCTGAAACATCTGTGGAGCTACAGGAACACCAGTACTGCCTCACTGCTCCTAACCCATACTCCAGGGCCATGCAGACAACGAGGACAGACAAGGAGAGAAGGATCAGCATTGATCCGAGCTTTGGAATTTATAACCAAATAGCCAG gtATCTAAGCCACAGAGCCATACCTCTGCTAAGTAAGAAAAACAGGAGCTCGTTTGTAAGGAGAGCCAGGTGCTATAGCCTCATAG ATGGAGTGCTGATGTACTCGCGGGTCTCTCCTCCTGTCAGAGTCCCACGCAACAGAGAGGAg GTGAACTCCATCCTGCAGCAGTTCCATGACAATCAGGGTCACATTGGCCAGGGAGTGTGTCAACGAGAGATCACAAAGCACTTCTACTGGCGCAACATGACCCGAGACCTGTCCAGCTGGATCGCCAGCTGCCAGACCTGCCTCAACCGAAACAAGAGGAAGTGGCTCCGCTGCAGCGTCTACTGCTGCACGAACTGCTGCGGGCCTGTGGAGAGAGGCCTGGGCCTCACCTTCCATAA GTTTCCTCTCCACAACTCGTCCCTGCTTGCTCAGTGGTTGAAGGCTGTTGGTCGTGCTAACTGGCATCCTCGGCTCCGTTCGTCCGTGTGTTCGGCCCATTTTACAGAGGACTGCTTTGACCGCAGTGGGGATAAAGTTAGCATCTATCCAGGTGCTGTGCCCACTCTCCTTCTCCCCAGAGAAACTGCG GCTGAGAACAGGGGACCCACCGAGTCTGCTGTGGGGGAGGAG GCCTATTTTGCCAAGTTCGATGCTGTGGAGCTCTACCTCCGCAGACGCATTTATCCGCCTGGACTGAACTACGttgagaaaaacacattcaggAGGTTTTGCAAGAATTTCAACATTAAAG ACGATGAGCTCCACTTCGTGAAGAGAAACCGTGTTTCTTTGGTTTTGAGGAGCAGGGAGCAGATTGAAGTCGTCCTCACTGAGTATCACAATGAACTGAACCACCTGGACGTCAAAAAATGTCTCCGCCTGCTCAGTGAAAG ATTTTTCTGGAAAGCCATGAGACGTGATGTGGTGCAGTGGATCAACAACTGCTCCCAGTGCAACAAGAAGAAGTTGAATCAACCAAAAAAGCAAACGGAGCCGAGAGGCTCAGAGTCGCTGCTGCAGGCGCTGGGGTCGACACAGACGCATGATGAGGACTCGGACAG TGGGAAGGATGAAACCAGTTAcaacgacgatgatgatggtggtgatgctgACGAAGGCAACGTGAGCTGTGGCAATGCAGAAGCTCAGCCAGCAGCTCGACAG GAGAACACGTCTTCTCCTTTGTCCCCTTTGCCTGTAATGTCCATCATCAACTTTCAGTCCAGCACACCTGACACAGGACCGGTGCTTGTCCAGAACATGAACCATCCACAGTCTGAAGTCGCTCATGAGACAAACATCTTGGACGTTCAGCCCGACAGTCAGCACAgccagacagagctgcaggagcagacacCTCCGCACCAGAATGAAACCTGTCGATCTGAGGGCAGTGCCAGAACTCATCACTGCATCCCTGGAAGAACCACACAAGCCACAAAGcaacctcctccagctgagctcATAGCAAAGCCGCCCCAATGCACAAGCGAGCCACCTCAGCCTCCAACGAGTGGATTAAAGGCCCAGTCCAAATGCAGAACATCGTCGCAATCCCAGAGTTCTCAGAGGGTCCAACGTGTGTTAAAGAGGAAGAGAGCGCCAGAGGAGAGCCCTTCACCCAAGAGGAGCTCCGGCCTGGAGCCGGTGGTGGCCCCGAGCTCCAAGCCCTGGCCTGTGTTCACCATCTCCCACTCCACTCAGCCACATGTGGCAAAGTCCACTCCAGAGGCTCACAG CAAGGCTCCTGTCCACGGGTCCAAGAAAGGAGCCCGAGCCGTCATCCAGCAGTGCAGCCAGGCCAAAGTTAAGATTAGACCCGCTCTAAACGAGGCTGATGCTCAATGGGCTGAG ATCCAAACGGGCATGGTGGTGTATGTGTGCTTCTTCGATGGAGCTACAGAGGATGTTGCCTATGAGATGG CCAACTGTCTGATGACCACCAGGATTTTCCGAAAAAGCACCCGTCAAGCCGTGTCCATCCTCGAGCTTCCTGGAAGCGTTTTATTTATCCCCCAGGACTCGCTGGTCTGGGAGCCAGCGCCTAAGAAAAAGGTGCAGTACAAAGGTATGTGTGAGCCGTGGTGGGGGGCCCAGCTCTTCTCCACCCTGGTGTCCACCTGCATCGACCTCATGTCGGACTCAGCCAAGTGCAAGACGGCGGGAGCGAAGGTGGAGCAAGGAGTCTACGGGCAGAAACAAGAAATAGTTTTCAGCTCTGTGGAGCCGCTGACACTTCTGCTGGAGTTCTGA
- the LOC114849111 gene encoding uncharacterized protein LOC114849111 isoform X2, translated as MGRKATFDFIDKVELFLRTGTFPADATKNSKKVIRASSKRFSYKDGCLWRHYRGRLLRVVRSDEEVREILTRYHDNNNHAGQGRTVKEIMMMYYWAGVTPAVKKWIKECSLCHNRTRPETQEAPIQCCLVYNCEANSFVCPEISFHRFPKDTELRRKWLLLAQRDEGSLRFNSYVCSKHFEPSCFTQNEGEQLTLSPDAVPTVYTVVVKGDEVLIPSEDDILDSNTLEELLFACDTEAINPSESAIDLPETSVELQEHQYCLTAPNPYSRAMQTTRTDKERRISIDPSFGIYNQIARYLSHRAIPLLSKKNRSSFVRRARCYSLIDGVLMYSRVSPPVRVPRNREEVNSILQQFHDNQGHIGQGVCQREITKHFYWRNMTRDLSSWIASCQTCLNRNKRKWLRCSVYCCTNCCGPVERGLGLTFHKFPLHNSSLLAQWLKAVGRANWHPRLRSSVCSAHFTEDCFDRSGDKVSIYPGAVPTLLLPRETAAENRGPTESAVGEEAYFAKFDAVELYLRRRIYPPGLNYVEKNTFRRFCKNFNIKDDELHFVKRNRVSLVLRSREQIEVVLTEYHNELNHLDVKKCLRLLSERFFWKAMRRDVVQWINNCSQCNKKKLNQPKKQTEPRGSESLLQALGSTQTHDEDSDSGKDETSYNDDDDGGDADEGNVSCGNAEAQPAARQSSTPDTGPVLVQNMNHPQSEVAHETNILDVQPDSQHSQTELQEQTPPHQNETCRSEGSARTHHCIPGRTTQATKQPPPAELIAKPPQCTSEPPQPPTSGLKAQSKCRTSSQSQSSQRVQRVLKRKRAPEESPSPKRSSGLEPVVAPSSKPWPVFTISHSTQPHVAKSTPEAHSKAPVHGSKKGARAVIQQCSQAKVKIRPALNEADAQWAEIQTGMVVYVCFFDGATEDVAYEMANCLMTTRIFRKSTRQAVSILELPGSVLFIPQDSLVWEPAPKKKVQYKGMCEPWWGAQLFSTLVSTCIDLMSDSAKCKTAGAKVEQGVYGQKQEIVFSSVEPLTLLLEF; from the exons ATGGGCAGG AAAGCTACTTTTGACTTTATCGATAAGGTGGAGCTTTTTTTGCGGACTGGAACTTTTCCAGCAGATGCAACAAAGAACTCGAAGAAAGTGATCAGAGCTTCCAGTAAACGCTTTTCATACAAAG ATGGTTGTCTGTGGCGTCATTATCGGGGTCGCCTTCTCCGCGTTGTCAGGAGTGACGAAGAAGTGCGAGAGATCCTGACTcgttaccatgacaacaacaATCATGCCGGCCAGGGCCGGACAGTTAAGGAGATAATG ATGATGTACTACTGGGCTGGAGTGACACCCGCAGTGAAGAAGTGGATCAAAGAGTGTTCTCTTTGTCATAACCGAACCCGTCCCGAAACACAAGAGGCGCCCATCCAATGTTGCCTGGTCTACAACTGTGAGGCCAACAGCTTTGTTTGCCCTGAAATCAGCTTCCACAG ATTCCCCAAGGACACTGAGTTGCGGCggaagtggctgctgctggctcaAAGGGATGAAGGGTCACTGCGCTTCAACTCCTACGTGTGCTCTAAACACTTTGAGCCGTCCTGCTTCACGCAGAATGAGGGGGAGCAGCTGACTCTGTCTCCTGATGCTGTACCAACTGTCTACACTGTGGTAGTGAAGGGTGACGAG GTTCTCATCCCTTCAGAGGATGACATTCTTGATTCCAACACTCTGGAGGAGCTCCTCTTTGCATGTGATACAGAGGCAATAAATCCCTCTGAATCAGCCATCGATCTTCCTGAAACATCTGTGGAGCTACAGGAACACCAGTACTGCCTCACTGCTCCTAACCCATACTCCAGGGCCATGCAGACAACGAGGACAGACAAGGAGAGAAGGATCAGCATTGATCCGAGCTTTGGAATTTATAACCAAATAGCCAG gtATCTAAGCCACAGAGCCATACCTCTGCTAAGTAAGAAAAACAGGAGCTCGTTTGTAAGGAGAGCCAGGTGCTATAGCCTCATAG ATGGAGTGCTGATGTACTCGCGGGTCTCTCCTCCTGTCAGAGTCCCACGCAACAGAGAGGAg GTGAACTCCATCCTGCAGCAGTTCCATGACAATCAGGGTCACATTGGCCAGGGAGTGTGTCAACGAGAGATCACAAAGCACTTCTACTGGCGCAACATGACCCGAGACCTGTCCAGCTGGATCGCCAGCTGCCAGACCTGCCTCAACCGAAACAAGAGGAAGTGGCTCCGCTGCAGCGTCTACTGCTGCACGAACTGCTGCGGGCCTGTGGAGAGAGGCCTGGGCCTCACCTTCCATAA GTTTCCTCTCCACAACTCGTCCCTGCTTGCTCAGTGGTTGAAGGCTGTTGGTCGTGCTAACTGGCATCCTCGGCTCCGTTCGTCCGTGTGTTCGGCCCATTTTACAGAGGACTGCTTTGACCGCAGTGGGGATAAAGTTAGCATCTATCCAGGTGCTGTGCCCACTCTCCTTCTCCCCAGAGAAACTGCG GCTGAGAACAGGGGACCCACCGAGTCTGCTGTGGGGGAGGAG GCCTATTTTGCCAAGTTCGATGCTGTGGAGCTCTACCTCCGCAGACGCATTTATCCGCCTGGACTGAACTACGttgagaaaaacacattcaggAGGTTTTGCAAGAATTTCAACATTAAAG ACGATGAGCTCCACTTCGTGAAGAGAAACCGTGTTTCTTTGGTTTTGAGGAGCAGGGAGCAGATTGAAGTCGTCCTCACTGAGTATCACAATGAACTGAACCACCTGGACGTCAAAAAATGTCTCCGCCTGCTCAGTGAAAG ATTTTTCTGGAAAGCCATGAGACGTGATGTGGTGCAGTGGATCAACAACTGCTCCCAGTGCAACAAGAAGAAGTTGAATCAACCAAAAAAGCAAACGGAGCCGAGAGGCTCAGAGTCGCTGCTGCAGGCGCTGGGGTCGACACAGACGCATGATGAGGACTCGGACAG TGGGAAGGATGAAACCAGTTAcaacgacgatgatgatggtggtgatgctgACGAAGGCAACGTGAGCTGTGGCAATGCAGAAGCTCAGCCAGCAGCTCGACAG TCCAGCACACCTGACACAGGACCGGTGCTTGTCCAGAACATGAACCATCCACAGTCTGAAGTCGCTCATGAGACAAACATCTTGGACGTTCAGCCCGACAGTCAGCACAgccagacagagctgcaggagcagacacCTCCGCACCAGAATGAAACCTGTCGATCTGAGGGCAGTGCCAGAACTCATCACTGCATCCCTGGAAGAACCACACAAGCCACAAAGcaacctcctccagctgagctcATAGCAAAGCCGCCCCAATGCACAAGCGAGCCACCTCAGCCTCCAACGAGTGGATTAAAGGCCCAGTCCAAATGCAGAACATCGTCGCAATCCCAGAGTTCTCAGAGGGTCCAACGTGTGTTAAAGAGGAAGAGAGCGCCAGAGGAGAGCCCTTCACCCAAGAGGAGCTCCGGCCTGGAGCCGGTGGTGGCCCCGAGCTCCAAGCCCTGGCCTGTGTTCACCATCTCCCACTCCACTCAGCCACATGTGGCAAAGTCCACTCCAGAGGCTCACAG CAAGGCTCCTGTCCACGGGTCCAAGAAAGGAGCCCGAGCCGTCATCCAGCAGTGCAGCCAGGCCAAAGTTAAGATTAGACCCGCTCTAAACGAGGCTGATGCTCAATGGGCTGAG ATCCAAACGGGCATGGTGGTGTATGTGTGCTTCTTCGATGGAGCTACAGAGGATGTTGCCTATGAGATGG CCAACTGTCTGATGACCACCAGGATTTTCCGAAAAAGCACCCGTCAAGCCGTGTCCATCCTCGAGCTTCCTGGAAGCGTTTTATTTATCCCCCAGGACTCGCTGGTCTGGGAGCCAGCGCCTAAGAAAAAGGTGCAGTACAAAGGTATGTGTGAGCCGTGGTGGGGGGCCCAGCTCTTCTCCACCCTGGTGTCCACCTGCATCGACCTCATGTCGGACTCAGCCAAGTGCAAGACGGCGGGAGCGAAGGTGGAGCAAGGAGTCTACGGGCAGAAACAAGAAATAGTTTTCAGCTCTGTGGAGCCGCTGACACTTCTGCTGGAGTTCTGA
- the LOC114849115 gene encoding uncharacterized protein LOC114849115, whose product MEDLPQLPPEVWVYVFNFLSLEEKHAVRTCCRYTRNLVDHPSLWRDYTVVLSDLRRYTYGFWETLQQRKLTRVAVRHLRRKEWRRLVKFLPSLTAIVFADGGRLYKEKYLDNLSRFPALKDLGVRNATWDEPMLVPSLSEHLRQRLTHLSVCSVRMPCLVAFIHTVSHLQGLRYLLFHQQGEGYGLDTVRPVPRDVFHKLLLSLNKLRHLSWGMRGEPPEPLPDDYLSPAEPGHPGLFRYGGPALTSLELVDYPETILPKNALSSLSSLRALTVRYRYIREGIECRLPSWLRPLHQLETLTIIGGNSLATYTTTIPSTVTRLTLRVAVTLKDMDSVAPKVPGLQHLDIEQNRSSGSLCRRIPTLFPQLRTLRIRFFRREPEKDLLSLYRLRHLVHLELLVERSFILRDYLNGHPWPSPCVRELINQLKVLSENRITVITTMRQRNPLRECDCVWEGD is encoded by the exons ATGGAGGATCTGCCGCAGCTTCCACCTGAAGTCTGGGTCTACGTCTTCAACTTcctgagcctggaggagaaacacgCCGTGCGCACGTGCTGCagatacaccaggaacctcgTGGACCACCCGTCCCTGTGGCGCGACTACACGGTGGTGCTGTCCGACCTCCGCCGCTACACCTACGGCTTCTGGGAAACCCTGCAGCAGCGCAAGCTCACGCGGGTGGCGGTGCGACACCTGCGGCGGAAGGAGTGGCGGCGCCTCGTCAAGTTCCTGCCGAGTCTCACCGCGATTGTGTTTGCGGACGGAGGGCGGCTGTACAAGGAGAAGTACCTGGACAACCTGTCGCGCTTCCCCGCGCTCAAGGACCTCGGGGTGCGCAACGCCACCTGGGACGAGCCCATGCTGGTACCGAGCCTGAGCGAGCACCTGCGGCAGCGGCTGACGCACctgagcgtgtgcagcgtgcggATGCCCTGCTTGGTGGCGTTCATCCACACCGTGTCCCACCTGCAGGGCCTCCGGTACCTGCTGTTCCACCAGCAAGGGGAGGGCTACGGGCTGGACACGGTCAGACCGGTGCCCCGCGACGTCttccacaagctgctgctgagcctcaaCAAGCTGAGGCACCTGTCCTGGGGCATGAGGGGAGAACCGCCCGAGCCGCTGCCCGACGACTACCTTAGTCCCGCGGAGCCGGGGCATCCAG GACTGTTCCGGTACGGCGGCCCAGCTCTGACGAGTCTGGAGCTGGTGGATTACCCAGAGACCATCCTGCCCAAGAACGCTCTAAGCAGCCTGAGCTCGCTCAGGGCGCTGACCGTCCGCTACAGGTACATCCGAGAGGGCATAGAGTGTCGCCTCCCGTCGTGGCTCCGTCCTCTACATCAGCTGGAAACCCTCACTATCATCG GTGGAAACTCTCTCGCTACCTATACAACCACTATTCCATCCACTGTCACCAGGCTGACGTTGCGTGTAGCCGTAACTCTTAAAGACATGGACTCCGTCGCGCCAAAAGTCCCGGGACTTCAGCACCTGGACATCGAGCAGAACCGCTCCAGCGGCAGCCTCTGCAGACGGATCCCCACGTTGTTTCCCCAGCTCAGGACGCTTAGGATACG ATTTTTTCGTCGAGAGCCAGAGAAAGACCTGCTGAGCCTCTATCGCCTGCGACACCTGGTGcatctggagctgctggtggagcgcTCGTTCATCCTCAGAGATTACCTGAACGGACACCCCTGGCCCAGCCCCTGCGTACGGGAGCTGATCAACCAGCTTAAGGTTCTGTCTGAGAACAGGATCACCGTCATCACCACAATGCGTCAGAGGAACCCTCTGAGagaatgtgactgtgtgtgggagggggacTGA
- the LOC114849119 gene encoding D-aminoacyl-tRNA deacylase 2-like has product MTEKGGFPAARTVLQQCLQARLQVKPADEQSEAEFVQIDRGMVIYVCFFKGATEDLLPKMVSSLLNLRLCESDSGKLVSVLELPGSLLIVPQATLGGRAKGRGMQYHNNTGKEDGLRLYSAFISLCEREVMAAAASVGRAEVTVKHGTYGNRQVLKLDTNGPYTHLMEF; this is encoded by the exons ATGACAGAGAAAGGCGGTTTTCCCGCAGCTCGGACGGTgctgcagcagtgtctgcaggCCAGACTGCAGGTGAAGCCCGCTGATGAGCAGTCAGAGGCTGAGTTCGTCCAG ATTGACAGAGGAATGGTGATCTACGTGTGCTTTTTCAAAGGAGCAACAGAAGACCTCCTGCCAAAGATGG TCTCCAGCCTGCTGAACCTGCGCCTGTGCGAGTCCGACTCAGGGAAGCTGGTTTCGGTGTTGGAGCTTCCCGGCAGCCTGCTGATCGTGCCTCAGGCCACGCTGGGTGGAAGGGCCAAAGGCCGAGGGATGCAGTACCACAACAACACCGGCAAAGAGGACGGGCTGCGGCTCTACAGCGCCTTCATTTCCCTGTGCGAGAGGGAAGTGATGGCGGCCGCTGCATCTGTGGGCAGAGCTGAAGTGACAGTGAAACACGGGACGTATGGAAACAGACAAGTGCTGAAGCTGGACACAAACGGACCATACACACATCTGATGGAGTTCTGA